Proteins found in one Desertifilum tharense IPPAS B-1220 genomic segment:
- the gorA gene encoding glutathione-disulfide reductase produces the protein MAFEYDLFVIGGGSGGIPGARQAAKYGAKVALAEQDALGGTCVNRGCVPKKLMVYASGFAQKLREAADYGWSPVESRFNWSVFLPEKDQEIRRLNSVYQQNLEKSGVTLFRDRAEFIDPHTLQVGDRTIRAERILIAVGAHPRLPQIPGIEFAISSDDIFHLEHQPQHLAIIGGGYIGVEFACIMHGLGTQVSLLIRQNRILTRFDEDISWAVQSGMQARGIKILTHTEVKAIEKTSSGLALTTTDGSFTVDQVLAATGRAPNISKLGLERAGVKVEKGAIAVDVYSRTSVPHIFAVGDCIDRLNLTPVAIAQARAFADSEFGNSPGQISYEFIPTAIFAQPEAASVGLSEDDARQRYGDRVCCYCTQFRPLYYSLTDSDEKMLLKVVVNSETDAVLGIHAVGEHAAEMLQGFAVALAKGITKTDLDRTIGIHPSAAEEFFTLRSFQAKKGLNRQPNLR, from the coding sequence ATGGCTTTTGAGTACGATCTGTTTGTAATTGGCGGTGGTTCTGGGGGAATTCCCGGTGCAAGACAAGCTGCTAAGTATGGCGCTAAAGTTGCCCTAGCCGAGCAAGACGCATTAGGGGGAACTTGTGTAAACCGGGGTTGCGTTCCCAAAAAGTTGATGGTTTACGCTTCTGGATTTGCTCAGAAACTACGCGAAGCCGCAGACTATGGTTGGAGTCCGGTAGAGTCTCGCTTTAACTGGTCGGTGTTTTTACCCGAAAAAGACCAAGAAATTCGCCGCCTCAACAGCGTTTATCAACAGAACTTAGAAAAGTCAGGCGTTACCTTATTTCGCGATCGCGCTGAGTTTATCGATCCGCATACCCTGCAAGTGGGCGATCGCACGATCCGCGCTGAGAGAATTTTAATCGCAGTGGGCGCGCATCCCCGCTTACCCCAAATTCCGGGGATTGAATTCGCCATTTCCTCAGACGATATTTTTCATCTCGAACATCAACCCCAGCACCTAGCCATTATTGGGGGCGGTTATATTGGCGTTGAATTTGCCTGCATTATGCATGGCTTAGGGACGCAAGTTAGCCTATTGATTCGTCAAAATAGAATTCTTACCCGCTTTGATGAAGATATTAGTTGGGCCGTCCAAAGCGGAATGCAGGCGCGGGGCATTAAGATTTTGACCCATACTGAAGTTAAAGCTATCGAAAAGACTTCATCCGGTCTAGCATTAACCACAACCGACGGTTCCTTTACAGTAGACCAAGTGCTGGCCGCCACCGGACGCGCCCCCAATATTAGCAAACTGGGATTAGAGCGAGCCGGGGTAAAAGTCGAGAAAGGGGCGATCGCAGTTGATGTCTATAGCCGTACCTCAGTCCCCCATATTTTCGCGGTTGGCGACTGTATCGATCGCCTGAACCTCACCCCCGTGGCGATCGCCCAAGCTAGAGCCTTTGCCGATAGCGAATTTGGCAATAGCCCCGGTCAGATTAGCTATGAGTTCATCCCAACCGCTATTTTTGCTCAACCTGAAGCTGCATCGGTTGGACTGAGTGAAGACGACGCTAGGCAGCGATACGGCGATCGCGTCTGTTGTTACTGCACTCAGTTTCGTCCCCTGTACTACAGCCTGACAGACTCCGATGAAAAGATGCTGCTCAAAGTGGTAGTCAATAGCGAAACCGATGCCGTTTTAGGGATTCACGCCGTCGGAGAACACGCCGCCGAAATGCTGCAAGGCTTTGCAGTAGCGCTTGCTAAAGGCATCACCAAAACTGACTTAGATCGCACCATTGGCATTCATCCCAGCGCCGCCGAAGAATTTTTCACCTTAAGGTCATTTCAAGCTAAAAAAGGATTGAATCGCCAGCCCAATCTCCGGTAA
- a CDS encoding YqiA/YcfP family alpha/beta fold hydrolase, whose protein sequence is MVHYLYLHGFASSPQSAKAQDLGDRFSRLNLSLNIPDLNQGDFSHLTLTRQIQQVSTLFPPGEAVRLIGSSFGGLTSAWLGEKYPQVERLVLLAPAFGFLEHWLPQIGEVQLRQWQQENYQAVYHYGEKRSLPLHYGFISDVRQYCELQLTRPVPTLILHGIEDRVIPIQASRDYQRDRPWVQLVELDSDHSLGNVLPEIGLAIQSFFSLK, encoded by the coding sequence ATGGTGCATTATCTCTATCTTCACGGTTTCGCGTCGAGTCCGCAGTCTGCGAAGGCTCAGGATTTGGGCGATCGCTTTTCTCGCCTCAACCTTTCTCTGAATATCCCCGATCTCAACCAGGGCGATTTTTCTCATCTGACCCTAACGCGGCAAATTCAGCAAGTTAGCACTCTTTTTCCGCCAGGGGAGGCGGTACGACTGATTGGATCGAGTTTTGGGGGATTGACTTCGGCTTGGTTGGGGGAAAAGTACCCGCAAGTGGAGAGGCTGGTTTTGTTAGCCCCTGCCTTTGGCTTTCTGGAACACTGGTTGCCTCAGATTGGGGAAGTGCAGTTGCGTCAGTGGCAGCAGGAAAATTATCAAGCTGTGTATCACTATGGGGAGAAGCGATCGCTGCCTCTCCATTATGGGTTCATTTCTGATGTGCGTCAGTATTGCGAATTACAGTTAACGCGTCCCGTTCCTACGCTGATTTTGCATGGAATTGAGGATCGGGTGATTCCCATTCAAGCTAGCCGAGACTATCAGCGCGATCGCCCTTGGGTTCAGTTAGTGGAACTCGATAGCGATCATAGCTTGGGGAATGTTTTACCGGAGATTGGGCTGGCGATTCAATCCTTTTTTAGCTTGAAATGA
- a CDS encoding Spy/CpxP family protein refolding chaperone, with translation MFVRRVSFVALLAILLGGTGAIAFAQPMPEVFQIAQQGPRNRPENGDRIMQELNLTPQQMQQMQAIRQRYQGQMQSSRQSLRQAHQELQQLMASDAPVNQIRDKHRQVQQLRSAMADLQLENMLEMREVLTLQQRQMLNQRMQQRRRN, from the coding sequence ATGTTTGTTCGTCGTGTTTCCTTCGTTGCGCTTTTGGCGATCCTGTTAGGAGGTACAGGCGCGATCGCGTTTGCTCAACCGATGCCAGAGGTGTTCCAAATCGCCCAGCAGGGGCCGAGAAATCGCCCGGAAAATGGCGATCGCATCATGCAGGAGTTGAACCTAACCCCGCAGCAAATGCAGCAAATGCAAGCGATTCGCCAGCGCTACCAAGGACAAATGCAATCGTCTCGCCAATCGCTGCGCCAAGCTCATCAGGAGTTACAACAGTTAATGGCAAGCGATGCGCCTGTCAATCAAATTCGCGACAAGCACCGCCAAGTGCAACAACTGCGTTCGGCGATGGCGGATTTACAGTTGGAAAATATGCTGGAAATGCGGGAAGTGTTAACCCTACAGCAACGTCAGATGCTCAATCAGAGAATGCAGCAGCGACGGCGGAATTAG
- a CDS encoding sigma-70 family RNA polymerase sigma factor encodes MSDRELVSRCLQGDQHSYVLLYRRYQLRVRSTLYQLCGADGLDDLVQEVFLRVWKGLPRWRQQAQFSTWLYRITWNVAVDRRREFTKYSRNTEAIAQTFVESATPMDWMQMHYQDLVQRGLESLSFDQRAVIVLHDLEDVPQKEIAAILNIPVGTVKSRLFHARAAMRKYLEQQGVQL; translated from the coding sequence ATGTCTGACCGAGAATTAGTGAGTCGTTGTCTGCAAGGAGACCAACACAGTTACGTTCTCCTCTATCGCCGCTATCAGTTGCGCGTCCGGTCTACACTTTATCAACTCTGTGGCGCTGATGGCTTAGATGACTTGGTGCAAGAAGTGTTTTTAAGAGTTTGGAAAGGATTACCCCGATGGCGACAGCAGGCGCAGTTTTCCACCTGGTTATATCGCATTACTTGGAATGTGGCAGTCGATCGCCGACGAGAGTTTACTAAATATTCGCGCAATACAGAAGCGATCGCGCAAACGTTTGTAGAATCGGCCACGCCGATGGATTGGATGCAGATGCATTACCAGGATTTGGTTCAACGGGGGTTGGAGTCGTTAAGCTTCGATCAACGGGCTGTCATTGTTTTACATGACTTGGAGGATGTGCCGCAAAAGGAAATTGCCGCTATCCTAAATATTCCGGTCGGAACTGTGAAATCTCGCCTGTTCCACGCCCGCGCTGCGATGCGGAAATATCTAGAACAGCAAGGAGTACAGTTATGA
- a CDS encoding SDR family oxidoreductase, producing the protein MMTTSPVILLTGASSGIGAACALVFAQKISGVRLAIAARSQDKLEALAEKCRSLGAEVLVIPADLGKVEQAEAVAQKTLSHFGQVDVLINNAGYGQMGPLELIPAAQAQRQFEVNVLGPLALIRVLIPAMRDRGGGRIINVSSLGGRVAFPVGGLYSASKHALEGLSDSLRREVSPFNIKVIVVEPGPVTTDFFTASSQVAPEGLLSAKDSLYQPALEVVENIEQKTAALAWSSERVANVIFKAMIERYPRARYVAATAGNLMLLMMTKVLPTWAVDLFWQKFYGIDRVEKAWKQKNKAS; encoded by the coding sequence ATGATGACAACTTCACCTGTAATTCTATTAACTGGCGCATCCTCTGGAATTGGGGCGGCTTGTGCGTTGGTTTTTGCTCAAAAAATTTCGGGGGTACGTTTGGCGATCGCGGCTCGTTCCCAAGATAAACTAGAAGCCCTCGCCGAAAAGTGCCGCAGTTTGGGGGCGGAGGTTTTGGTAATTCCCGCAGATTTGGGGAAGGTGGAACAAGCTGAAGCCGTTGCCCAAAAGACTTTAAGCCATTTTGGTCAAGTGGATGTTTTGATTAATAATGCAGGTTATGGACAAATGGGGCCGTTAGAGTTAATTCCCGCCGCCCAAGCCCAACGCCAGTTTGAGGTGAATGTGTTAGGGCCGTTAGCCTTAATTCGGGTCTTAATTCCCGCGATGCGCGATCGCGGCGGTGGCAGAATTATTAATGTCAGCTCTCTAGGCGGTCGAGTCGCCTTCCCCGTTGGCGGCCTCTATAGCGCTTCTAAACACGCCCTAGAAGGCTTAAGCGACTCCCTGCGCCGCGAAGTGAGTCCCTTTAATATTAAGGTGATTGTCGTTGAACCGGGCCCGGTGACAACCGATTTCTTTACCGCATCGAGTCAGGTTGCACCTGAAGGTCTGCTATCGGCGAAGGATAGTCTTTATCAACCGGCGCTGGAAGTGGTCGAAAATATTGAACAGAAAACGGCGGCTTTGGCGTGGAGTTCCGAACGCGTCGCCAATGTCATTTTTAAAGCGATGATAGAGCGCTATCCTCGCGCCCGCTATGTAGCAGCCACCGCCGGAAACTTAATGTTACTGATGATGACTAAAGTTTTACCCACTTGGGCCGTAGATTTATTCTGGCAGAAGTTCTATGGTATCGATCGGGTTGAGAAAGCTTGGAAGCAAAAAAACAAAGCAAGTTAG
- a CDS encoding ATP-grasp domain-containing protein, with protein MDLLEYQAKELFREMDIPVLPSQRIDRPTDLKGLKIPYPVVLKSQVRAGGRGKAGGVKFVENTIDAVAAAQTIFHLPIVGEYPEVLLAEAKYNADREFYLAVVLDAGARRPILLGSKIGGIDAEAVMEQMQLVVVDGEFSPFYARRLALKMGLEGNLIQAVSDILEKMYQLFVQKDLDLVEINPLGVSATGEVMALDGKVTANDDAIARHPDLVKLVTKTSNRPQMTSSIAQSSRTTEEKAAEGDFPMLTLHPARDGNIGVLCNGAGLLLTTLDLIYLAGGKPASFLNIGEAILQAWTPTVLCDRLERGLELITRDKNVEVLLINLHCHATAGDRMAAVIAEYWQKRASKARLPNDFKMILRLVSSEFSRAQESLKDCPVTIVENLEQAIHQTMGLVKSKA; from the coding sequence ATGGACTTACTTGAGTATCAGGCAAAGGAACTCTTTCGCGAAATGGACATTCCTGTTTTGCCTTCGCAACGCATCGATCGTCCTACAGACCTCAAGGGATTGAAAATTCCCTATCCTGTTGTGCTAAAGTCTCAGGTGCGGGCTGGCGGACGTGGCAAAGCGGGCGGTGTCAAGTTTGTGGAAAATACGATTGATGCAGTCGCCGCAGCCCAAACGATTTTTCACTTACCCATTGTGGGCGAATACCCAGAAGTGTTGCTGGCTGAAGCCAAGTATAATGCCGATCGCGAGTTTTACCTGGCTGTTGTCCTTGATGCTGGCGCGAGACGCCCAATTTTACTCGGTTCTAAGATTGGCGGTATCGATGCAGAAGCCGTCATGGAACAAATGCAACTGGTGGTGGTTGATGGTGAGTTTTCCCCCTTCTATGCGCGGCGGTTGGCGCTGAAGATGGGGTTAGAAGGGAATCTGATTCAAGCCGTCAGCGATATTTTAGAGAAAATGTATCAACTCTTTGTCCAAAAGGACTTAGATTTGGTGGAAATTAACCCGCTAGGGGTGAGTGCAACTGGGGAAGTGATGGCGCTAGATGGTAAGGTGACGGCTAATGATGATGCGATCGCCCGCCATCCTGATTTAGTCAAGTTGGTCACGAAAACCTCGAATCGTCCTCAGATGACCTCTTCAATCGCTCAGTCTAGCCGAACGACGGAAGAAAAGGCTGCTGAGGGCGATTTTCCCATGCTGACGCTACATCCAGCTAGGGATGGGAATATTGGGGTGTTATGCAATGGCGCGGGTTTGCTGCTCACGACTTTAGACTTAATCTATTTAGCAGGAGGTAAACCGGCGAGTTTTCTCAATATTGGCGAGGCGATCCTTCAGGCTTGGACGCCAACCGTTTTGTGCGATCGCCTAGAACGCGGGTTAGAGTTGATTACGCGGGATAAAAATGTTGAGGTGTTGCTGATTAACCTGCATTGTCATGCTACCGCAGGCGATCGCATGGCGGCGGTGATTGCTGAATATTGGCAGAAACGCGCCAGCAAAGCTCGGTTGCCCAATGATTTTAAAATGATTTTGCGTCTGGTGAGCAGCGAATTCAGCCGCGCCCA